A genome region from candidate division WOR-3 bacterium includes the following:
- a CDS encoding Ig domain-containing protein gives MRKIKRYYGLWIAPIFLLFFVVFCGGKKEEGTAGNHPPEIHEVSLLPLNPTIQSEITVRILASDSDGDPLTYKVKWFVNDKEIGEGMSLKYEDAKKGDKIFAEVTPFDGKDWGKTVRTREVKIGGLPPKIISLKITPETIFATTPSVVVSAMVEDPDKDSVQLFVHWLVKDEVIPDTSNVLDLKKYNLKKNDVITGVAFASDGEFKSEPFPFEIHIANSAPVFSTKIDSIKAKPNEIYYQVPIVDPDGDRLTFEILSAPKGVIIDNNTGVISGNAGDVNSFEVLVRATDTDGAYLDAKFTLTAP, from the coding sequence TTGAGAAAAATTAAGAGATATTATGGATTATGGATTGCACCAATATTTTTGCTATTTTTTGTCGTCTTTTGCGGTGGTAAAAAAGAGGAAGGCACTGCAGGAAATCACCCACCTGAAATACACGAGGTTTCTCTATTGCCTTTAAATCCTACGATTCAATCAGAGATCACAGTTAGGATTCTGGCATCAGATAGCGACGGCGACCCCTTGACATATAAAGTAAAATGGTTTGTGAATGACAAAGAGATTGGCGAAGGGATGTCATTAAAATATGAAGATGCAAAAAAAGGCGACAAAATTTTTGCAGAGGTGACACCATTTGATGGGAAAGATTGGGGTAAAACAGTAAGGACCAGGGAAGTCAAAATTGGAGGTTTACCACCAAAAATTATTTCACTCAAAATTACTCCGGAGACAATCTTTGCTACTACCCCAAGTGTTGTGGTCTCTGCAATGGTAGAAGATCCAGACAAGGATTCGGTACAGTTATTTGTTCACTGGTTGGTTAAAGATGAGGTAATACCTGATACCTCGAATGTTCTTGATTTAAAAAAATACAATCTGAAAAAAAATGATGTGATAACTGGTGTAGCCTTTGCATCTGACGGTGAATTTAAATCAGAGCCTTTCCCATTTGAAATTCATATCGCAAATTCTGCGCCTGTCTTTAGTACCAAGATTGATTCTATAAAGGCAAAGCCGAATGAGATATATTATCAGGTGCCGATTGTTGACCCGGATGGCGATAGATTGACATTTGAAATACTCTCCGCACCTAAAGGGGTTATAATAGATAATAATACGGGTGTGATTTCCGGAAATGCAGGCGATGTCAATTCCTTTGAAGTTCTGGTTCGCGCGACCGATACCGATGGTGCTTATCTTGATGCGAAGTTTACACTGACTGCGCCGTAA
- a CDS encoding nucleoside kinase: protein MDNQKKCIDEINCLNQWRRYQSTLSFILYVATKKLFPDSALRIEHSMSQGFYCLLNRKLIDKDLIAIDLKMREIIRADLPIQKFLLPRGEAIRIFERQGQKDKVRLFRNININKIKVFKIDKYFDFYPNPPFERTGMVDKFYLTNFPPGFIIVFPNWQNLDSLPPYIPQPKLARIFSEYLKWVQILGITDIADLNIAIKNGEGPDIIRVAEALHEKKIVYIADRITSEKRRVLLIAGPSSAGKTTFTKRLAVQLMVNGFRPILISTDDYFLPHSKTPKDKFGRLDFETIRAVDIPLLNKHLLSIIKGERVLIPKFNFIKGRREKGRVVKLPRNGIVMVEGIHSLNEELTPLVPKNIKFKIYISALTQLNIDDHNRISTTDTRMMRRIVRDTHYRGYTVQGVLTQWGRVRAGEEQNIYPFQEEADEMFNSALIYESAVLKKYCVPLLKKVNKDDPLYPEAKRLLDYFAFFYDLNDRDVPSNSILREFIGGSSFVY from the coding sequence ATGGACAATCAAAAAAAATGCATTGACGAAATAAATTGTCTGAATCAATGGCGTCGTTATCAATCAACGCTTTCTTTTATCCTTTATGTGGCAACAAAAAAATTATTTCCAGATTCTGCGTTGCGTATTGAACATTCAATGAGTCAGGGATTTTATTGTCTTCTCAATAGAAAATTGATTGATAAGGATTTGATTGCAATTGATTTAAAGATGCGCGAAATAATCAGGGCAGATTTACCGATTCAGAAATTTTTATTGCCAAGAGGTGAGGCTATAAGAATATTTGAAAGACAGGGGCAGAAGGATAAGGTAAGACTTTTTAGAAACATAAATATAAATAAAATAAAGGTTTTTAAGATAGATAAATATTTTGATTTTTATCCCAACCCACCATTTGAAAGAACTGGTATGGTTGATAAATTTTATTTAACCAATTTCCCCCCGGGTTTTATAATTGTATTTCCGAACTGGCAGAATCTTGATTCCTTACCACCATACATACCACAGCCAAAATTAGCACGGATTTTTAGTGAATACCTGAAGTGGGTCCAGATTCTTGGTATTACTGATATTGCTGATTTAAACATTGCTATAAAAAATGGAGAGGGTCCGGATATAATTAGAGTGGCAGAGGCACTTCATGAAAAAAAGATTGTCTATATAGCTGACCGCATCACATCAGAAAAGAGGCGTGTATTATTAATTGCTGGTCCAAGTAGCGCAGGAAAAACAACATTTACAAAAAGGCTCGCTGTGCAGTTAATGGTAAATGGTTTTAGACCGATTTTGATTTCAACAGATGATTATTTTTTGCCCCATAGTAAAACTCCAAAAGATAAATTTGGCAGGCTTGATTTTGAGACAATAAGGGCGGTAGATATACCTCTATTAAATAAGCATCTCCTTTCTATTATAAAGGGTGAAAGGGTTTTAATACCAAAATTCAATTTTATAAAAGGCAGGCGTGAAAAAGGAAGGGTTGTAAAATTACCAAGAAACGGAATTGTTATGGTTGAAGGGATACACTCTTTGAATGAAGAATTGACGCCGCTTGTTCCCAAAAATATAAAATTCAAGATATATATCAGTGCCCTTACCCAGTTAAATATTGACGACCATAATCGCATTTCAACGACTGATACGAGAATGATGCGCAGGATTGTCAGGGATACACATTATCGCGGTTATACGGTCCAGGGTGTTTTGACACAATGGGGTAGGGTCAGGGCGGGTGAAGAACAAAATATTTATCCGTTCCAGGAAGAGGCGGATGAAATGTTTAATTCTGCCCTTATATACGAATCAGCGGTGTTGAAGAAATATTGTGTACCGCTCCTTAAAAAAGTAAATAAAGATGATCCCCTTTATCCTGAAGCAAAAAGACTTCTTGATTATTTTGCATTTTTTTATGATTTAAACGACCGCGATGTCCCTTCAAATTCAATTTTGAGAGAATTTATCGGCGGCAGTTCATTTGTTTATTAA
- a CDS encoding DUF6588 family protein — protein sequence MKVKKIILLVVLCIASLFAQQNYEALAEKIKKVSEDLLEGYTQPLITSFGTGISTGLFHSARSHKFLGFDIGVRGMFIQIPEMGKYFDAKVLTCSLANNTLVYDSLVLDSVSTIFGPKERTNVPVTGNAVGIPPYIPGGFNLPVVPLAIPQLNVGLIMGSEICIRYMPFTFKGSRVQFLGVGLKQHINSLPFMKNVSLPFDIAIGGATQDFGIMDSTGYKIVASHTWNVQMIISKNLIVFEPMAGFGFEGTKVHFTYEFEFEIPDTLNPGNKIKTTKEVDVELVAQNSYRAILGATFKLGIFFIHYDYNFVPHYQTHNLIAGFTVR from the coding sequence ATGAAAGTAAAAAAAATCATATTATTGGTCGTTTTATGTATCGCTTCTCTCTTTGCACAGCAGAATTATGAGGCACTGGCAGAGAAGATAAAAAAAGTAAGCGAGGACCTGCTTGAAGGCTATACGCAGCCGTTAATAACATCATTCGGAACCGGAATTTCAACAGGCCTTTTTCATAGCGCAAGGAGTCATAAATTTCTGGGATTTGATATCGGCGTAAGGGGTATGTTCATTCAGATACCAGAAATGGGTAAGTATTTTGACGCAAAGGTTCTAACCTGTTCGCTTGCCAATAATACACTTGTTTATGATTCCCTGGTTCTTGATAGTGTGAGTACAATATTCGGACCTAAAGAGAGAACAAATGTGCCAGTTACAGGTAATGCAGTTGGTATCCCACCCTATATCCCTGGTGGTTTTAATCTTCCGGTCGTTCCACTTGCAATACCCCAATTGAATGTTGGTCTTATAATGGGGTCAGAGATTTGCATCAGGTATATGCCATTTACTTTTAAGGGTTCAAGGGTACAATTTCTTGGGGTAGGATTGAAACAGCATATAAATAGTCTGCCGTTTATGAAGAATGTGTCCCTACCTTTTGATATTGCTATTGGTGGTGCTACCCAGGATTTTGGGATAATGGATTCTACAGGTTATAAGATTGTTGCAAGCCATACCTGGAATGTGCAGATGATTATTTCCAAAAACTTGATTGTTTTTGAACCCATGGCAGGATTCGGCTTTGAAGGCACAAAAGTTCACTTTACTTATGAATTTGAATTCGAAATCCCTGATACATTAAATCCCGGAAATAAAATAAAGACTACCAAGGAGGTGGATGTTGAACTTGTTGCCCAGAATAGTTATCGAGCAATTTTAGGTGCTACATTTAAACTGGGAATTTTCTTCATTCATTATGACTATAATTTTGTGCCCCATTACCAGACCCATAATTTGATTGCGGGGTTTACAGTGAGGTGA
- a CDS encoding YggS family pyridoxal phosphate-dependent enzyme, translating into MEIKENIARLKERIKNAAERVGRNPEEITIIAVTKTVPPDIIQQAIDCGIAIIGENRVQEAKEKFAIIGNKVQWHLVGHLQTNKVKDALKIFSLIHSLDSIKLAEEIEKRATGMVDCLIEVNTSGEPTKFGVKPEQLFEFYESIKDFKKIRIQGLMTIGPGWAITDPEASRGSFKLLHDLRDELAQAFDQDFPILSMGMTSDFEIAIEEGSNMVRIGTAIFGPRGEYGQSKKMH; encoded by the coding sequence ATGGAGATCAAAGAGAATATTGCCCGGCTCAAAGAAAGGATAAAAAATGCGGCAGAGCGGGTGGGCAGAAACCCCGAAGAAATAACAATCATTGCCGTGACCAAGACCGTGCCGCCAGATATTATCCAACAGGCGATTGATTGCGGGATTGCGATCATTGGTGAAAATAGGGTACAGGAGGCAAAGGAGAAATTCGCAATTATTGGCAATAAAGTACAGTGGCATCTGGTCGGGCATCTTCAGACGAATAAAGTCAAGGATGCCTTGAAGATATTTAGCCTTATCCATAGCCTTGATTCGATAAAACTTGCTGAAGAGATTGAGAAAAGGGCAACTGGGATGGTTGATTGTTTGATTGAGGTTAATACATCGGGTGAGCCAACAAAATTTGGGGTCAAACCAGAACAACTATTTGAATTTTATGAATCTATAAAAGATTTTAAGAAAATCCGTATTCAAGGATTGATGACTATCGGACCGGGCTGGGCAATCACTGACCCTGAGGCATCAAGGGGTTCTTTTAAATTATTGCATGACCTGCGTGATGAATTAGCACAGGCGTTTGACCAGGATTTTCCTATTTTATCAATGGGGATGACTTCTGATTTTGAAATAGCAATAGAAGAAGGCTCAAATATGGTCCGTATCGGAACTGCAATCTTCGGACCAAGGGGTGAATATGGACAATCAAAAAAAATGCATTGA
- the clpX gene encoding ATP-dependent Clp protease ATP-binding subunit ClpX, translating to MTKIFCSFCQRPRTAVKRLFRGNHAYICDECVKLCNELLEDEKKSLQQPNFVLPKPQDIKSFLDQYIIGQERAKKVISVAVYNHYKRTMITDDDIELQKSNILLIGPTGTGKTLLAETLSRLLHVPFSISDATPLTEAGYVGEDVENILLRLIQAANYDIKAAEMGIVYLDEVDKIARKSDSPSITRDVSGEGVQQALLKILEGTIANCPPHGGRKHPEQDYIPINTKKILFILGGTFAGIEDIIMRRLKKTKIGFLTDAEIKDLSYDEIIARVEPEDLIKYGMIPEFVGRVPVIAPFHKLSKNAMIEILTKPKNALLKQYAKYFEMEGVKLEFTDEAVEEIVLQAMKYNTGARALRSIVENHMLDIMFNLPNLTGIEKCVITKDVIINNASPEYVKATKRRAQ from the coding sequence ATGACAAAGATCTTCTGTTCATTTTGCCAAAGGCCCAGGACTGCGGTTAAAAGACTCTTTCGTGGTAATCATGCTTATATCTGTGATGAATGTGTCAAATTGTGTAATGAGTTGCTTGAGGATGAGAAGAAATCTTTACAGCAGCCAAATTTTGTTCTTCCCAAACCTCAAGATATAAAATCTTTCCTTGACCAGTATATAATTGGACAGGAACGAGCAAAGAAGGTCATATCAGTTGCGGTTTATAATCATTATAAGCGCACAATGATAACAGATGATGATATTGAATTACAGAAGAGTAATATTCTTCTCATTGGACCGACAGGCACCGGTAAAACACTACTTGCTGAAACCCTTTCCCGTCTGCTCCATGTACCATTTTCCATTTCTGATGCTACACCACTCACCGAGGCAGGATATGTTGGTGAAGATGTGGAAAATATACTTCTTAGATTGATACAGGCAGCCAATTATGATATAAAGGCAGCTGAGATGGGCATTGTATATCTTGATGAGGTTGATAAGATTGCGCGGAAGAGTGATTCTCCTTCTATAACCAGGGATGTTTCAGGTGAAGGTGTTCAACAGGCTTTACTGAAAATCCTTGAAGGAACTATTGCCAATTGCCCGCCCCACGGAGGGAGAAAACATCCAGAACAGGATTATATACCGATAAATACAAAAAAGATTTTATTTATACTCGGTGGTACATTCGCAGGTATTGAGGATATAATAATGCGGAGATTAAAAAAGACCAAGATAGGATTTCTTACGGATGCCGAGATAAAAGACTTGAGCTATGACGAAATCATCGCCCGGGTTGAACCTGAAGATTTAATTAAATATGGAATGATTCCTGAATTCGTGGGCAGGGTTCCGGTAATCGCTCCATTCCATAAATTATCCAAGAACGCAATGATTGAAATACTGACAAAACCTAAAAATGCACTATTAAAACAATATGCCAAGTATTTTGAAATGGAAGGTGTAAAACTTGAATTTACAGATGAGGCGGTTGAAGAAATTGTTCTACAGGCTATGAAGTACAATACGGGTGCCAGGGCATTACGTTCTATTGTTGAAAACCATATGCTGGATATAATGTTCAATCTTCCCAATCTTACGGGGATTGAAAAATGTGTGATTACCAAAGATGTGATAATAAATAATGCGTCCCCAGAATATGTGAAGGCAACAAAGAGACGTGCTCAGTAA
- the tig gene encoding trigger factor, producing MEYQIVNETETEKEIEFKLGTQELEPFIDNSIEKLKDRISIKGYRKGRAPKSLIRTRYYDTLKAEAINDLILDLYKKVLQEKNWKPVSNPELVSFNDTGEIKFNLRFEVQPEFDVNDYKGLELFREEPLPLDYLYEQTLNRLKENYADVVETSKPAAVDDFITLDLEIIENNNVVDKQSDLVIKLGDRSFPDELNRALVGVKKGEKKDVQINKQIYRLKIKKVEEKILAKVDEEFAKMLNYNSLEEMEKGLKDMLQKQEEERLNDELKENLAQILLERFHFPVPKSLIEREYQVMLRSSNLNDNESNRERFIPIAEKRARYNMILDKIAQKENIQVSEEELINLIQKNGFNIDEVNEELKEYFRRALMRDMVVQFLLKNSNIVQKGRILSPEEAKNANRSIRH from the coding sequence TTGGAATATCAGATAGTAAATGAAACCGAGACCGAGAAAGAGATTGAGTTTAAACTCGGTACCCAGGAACTTGAACCTTTTATAGATAATTCTATTGAGAAATTGAAAGACAGAATTTCAATAAAGGGTTATCGGAAGGGCAGGGCTCCAAAGTCTTTGATCAGAACCAGGTATTATGATACACTCAAGGCTGAGGCTATAAATGATTTAATACTTGATCTTTATAAAAAGGTATTACAGGAAAAAAACTGGAAACCTGTATCAAATCCAGAATTGGTAAGTTTTAATGATACGGGTGAGATAAAATTCAATCTCAGGTTTGAAGTCCAACCCGAATTTGATGTAAATGATTATAAAGGTTTGGAATTGTTCAGGGAAGAACCTTTACCCTTAGACTATTTATATGAACAGACATTGAATCGCCTTAAAGAGAATTATGCTGATGTTGTTGAGACATCAAAACCTGCTGCAGTTGATGACTTCATAACGCTTGATTTGGAGATCATTGAAAATAACAATGTCGTTGATAAACAGTCAGACCTTGTTATAAAACTCGGCGATAGAAGTTTTCCTGATGAATTGAATCGGGCGCTTGTGGGAGTTAAAAAGGGTGAAAAGAAGGATGTCCAGATTAATAAGCAGATTTATCGGCTAAAAATTAAAAAAGTTGAAGAGAAAATCTTAGCCAAGGTAGATGAAGAATTTGCAAAAATGTTAAATTACAATAGTCTTGAGGAAATGGAAAAGGGTTTAAAAGATATGCTTCAGAAACAGGAAGAAGAAAGATTGAATGATGAATTGAAGGAAAATTTAGCCCAGATACTCCTTGAACGGTTCCATTTTCCCGTGCCCAAATCACTGATCGAAAGGGAATATCAGGTTATGCTCAGGAGTTCAAACCTTAATGATAACGAAAGCAATCGTGAAAGATTTATACCTATAGCGGAGAAAAGGGCAAGGTATAATATGATTCTTGATAAGATTGCTCAGAAAGAGAATATACAGGTGAGTGAAGAGGAACTAATTAATCTAATTCAGAAAAATGGATTTAACATTGATGAAGTCAATGAGGAACTTAAAGAATATTTTAGAAGGGCACTAATGCGTGATATGGTCGTTCAATTTTTATTAAAAAATTCAAATATTGTACAAAAAGGTAGAATTTTATCGCCAGAGGAGGCAAAAAATGCTAACCGTTCCATTCGTCATTGA
- the clpP gene encoding ATP-dependent Clp endopeptidase proteolytic subunit ClpP: MLTVPFVIEQTGRGERAYDIYSRLLKERIVFIGTPIDDTVANLVIAQLLFLEAEDAAKEIYLYINSPGGIVSSGLAIYDTMQYIKPAVSTICIGMAASMAALLLAGGAKGKRYALPHSRIMIHQPEGAFQGQATDIEIHAREVLKIRELLNKLLAKHTGKTEDKIAKDTDRNYFMSADEAKEYGIIDEVIETRKG; the protein is encoded by the coding sequence ATGCTAACCGTTCCATTCGTCATTGAACAGACCGGCCGGGGGGAGCGGGCATATGATATCTATTCTCGTTTGTTGAAGGAAAGGATTGTTTTTATCGGCACACCGATTGACGATACTGTAGCCAACCTTGTCATTGCCCAGCTTCTATTCCTTGAGGCAGAGGATGCAGCAAAAGAAATATACCTTTATATAAACTCACCTGGTGGAATTGTATCATCCGGATTGGCAATATATGATACAATGCAATATATTAAACCTGCAGTATCAACGATCTGTATTGGCATGGCAGCAAGTATGGCGGCATTATTACTCGCCGGCGGTGCCAAAGGCAAGAGATATGCATTGCCACATTCACGGATTATGATTCACCAGCCTGAAGGTGCATTTCAGGGACAGGCTACCGATATTGAGATTCACGCCCGCGAGGTATTGAAGATTCGCGAACTTTTAAATAAACTTCTGGCAAAACATACCGGAAAAACAGAGGATAAAATTGCAAAAGATACCGATCGCAATTATTTTATGTCGGCTGATGAGGCAAAAGAATACGGTATTATTGATGAGGTGATTGAGACGAGGAAGGGATGA
- a CDS encoding PilC/PilY family type IV pilus protein — protein MKKILIIIIFGFLSLGYSQIDTSYCCSPVFMWKVPMPNILIFLDNSGSMAGRAYTTTSITIGTPDDTVRYYGYFNPDSNYEWATNRFRSSPTGPYPGRILNWACMSRGDIAKKVLIGGKGPSTWGAASDPVRIQSEGRYSWTVYYRSNVNPYSNYSVIYVNHTATPGPTTVKITKYGNGPLPDLESPSGSGVSVEVDIPRKTWGGILRQIADKNDDGKWDDMAPRFGLACFNYGIDGNWGGYDEGGGNNTFANNGGHIEGGGYIGEIKYTDMYSAIRNIEFNTWTPLGESYYEMLRYFSQAKPSYSNANYTPNPVSEKDPFYDKSLPGPAGWGKMTPCRRSFILLITDGEPTQDLHIPAYSVADTLPNATNLRSYAAYPGSGVPPGPGSYTQNGSNYLIHLAYYGNINDLRPDTAIPGSQWKDRHLPDKQNVVLYGVAAFESNPTLSLACKFGGFVDKNGNNRPDLQSEWDADNDGLPDNYFYAESGYELEDAIMKAIKAMMARVASASPVAVVSTGTQYGGLVTQSQFYQTRFFPTGEQVDWLGTTHTLWIDPKGNLREDNQKDGILHMINDYVIRMKSTPSGVTVVRYYDNDGDGYVTSADSIGAIPVEDMIPVCDAGKWLYTNSPNTRNIKVFVDFNNNNVVDGGELLDFTTAIAGLLQPYLKASSAAAADTIVKYIRGNDIDTSTLRSRTVQGMTWKLGDIVNSGPVLVGEPLERYDFIYGDRSYFNYYNQYKDRHKVIYVGANDGMLHAFNVGKTIQLDNALTPFKLDPGSGYTLGQELWAYIPYNLLPHLKFLKEKNYYFCHVNYVDLRVYVTDAKLFDSTDAKYPGGWGTVLIGGMRLGGMDAAIPSDTCRSAYFMIDITDPFDPVPMWEFTVDDLDLTVCYSTVVKVKDKWYLVFGSGPVNCSGEAAQRARIFVLDLKSGTLLRTFVFPENNSFFTNIFGCDWGLDYTVDRLYTGMCYGTSPNWYGKIYRIKTNDNPDPASWDTTTVMNLGLNLPITAEGSIATDEYNHLWVYFGTGRLFNEFDMADTTIPKLYVGFRDDTTHTLDPFQLFNATNVWVDTNDVVHIGAQTITYDSLINLVNNKKGWYRWFSKPGERNLNPTLVIGGAVLFTTFRPSAAVCSYGGEGKLYALYYRTGTAYKDPFLGVSGDTNRVFISLGPGMPSEPSLYITADQTKVFIQVGGGIVSPETGIPGLPRSGVILWKGR, from the coding sequence ATGAAGAAAATTTTAATAATAATTATCTTTGGCTTTCTATCATTGGGCTATAGCCAGATTGACACCTCTTATTGTTGTTCCCCGGTTTTTATGTGGAAGGTGCCGATGCCAAACATTTTGATATTCTTAGATAATTCGGGATCAATGGCTGGTAGGGCATACACAACAACAAGTATTACAATAGGAACACCTGATGATACAGTAAGATATTACGGATATTTTAATCCGGATAGTAACTACGAATGGGCAACAAATCGATTCAGGTCATCTCCAACCGGACCTTATCCAGGAAGGATTCTCAACTGGGCATGTATGTCCAGGGGTGATATTGCAAAGAAGGTTTTAATTGGTGGCAAAGGTCCTTCTACCTGGGGTGCAGCATCGGATCCGGTAAGAATTCAGAGTGAAGGTAGGTATAGTTGGACAGTATATTATCGTTCAAATGTTAATCCATATTCTAATTATAGTGTGATTTATGTTAACCACACTGCAACTCCCGGCCCCACAACGGTGAAGATTACAAAATATGGCAATGGACCATTGCCTGACCTTGAATCTCCGTCTGGTTCTGGAGTTAGTGTTGAGGTTGATATACCACGCAAGACCTGGGGCGGTATTTTAAGACAGATTGCGGATAAAAACGATGATGGAAAATGGGATGATATGGCACCGAGATTCGGTCTTGCCTGTTTTAATTACGGTATCGATGGAAACTGGGGAGGATATGATGAGGGCGGCGGTAATAACACTTTTGCCAACAATGGTGGCCATATTGAAGGTGGCGGTTACATTGGAGAAATCAAATATACCGATATGTATTCAGCGATAAGGAATATCGAATTTAATACCTGGACCCCACTCGGCGAGAGTTATTATGAGATGCTCCGTTATTTCTCCCAGGCAAAACCTTCTTATTCAAATGCCAATTATACTCCGAACCCGGTGAGCGAGAAGGACCCATTCTATGATAAGAGTTTACCCGGTCCGGCAGGTTGGGGTAAGATGACACCCTGTAGAAGGTCATTCATATTACTCATAACTGATGGTGAGCCAACGCAGGATTTACATATTCCTGCCTACTCGGTCGCCGATACCCTTCCTAATGCTACAAATTTGCGCAGCTACGCGGCTTATCCTGGGTCGGGTGTGCCTCCTGGCCCGGGGAGTTATACACAGAATGGTAGTAATTATCTCATCCATCTTGCCTATTACGGCAATATCAATGATTTGAGGCCCGATACCGCGATACCGGGAAGCCAATGGAAAGATAGACACCTTCCTGATAAGCAAAATGTTGTATTATATGGTGTTGCCGCATTTGAAAGCAATCCTACACTCAGTTTAGCCTGTAAATTTGGTGGATTCGTTGATAAGAATGGAAATAATAGACCCGATCTACAATCGGAATGGGATGCGGATAACGATGGATTACCAGATAATTACTTTTATGCCGAGAGTGGTTATGAGTTAGAAGACGCTATCATGAAGGCAATTAAAGCAATGATGGCACGAGTTGCTTCTGCTTCGCCAGTTGCGGTAGTTTCTACCGGGACACAATATGGTGGTCTCGTTACCCAGTCGCAATTCTATCAGACGAGATTCTTCCCTACTGGTGAGCAGGTTGATTGGTTGGGTACGACCCATACCCTGTGGATTGATCCCAAGGGTAATTTGCGAGAGGATAATCAAAAAGACGGAATACTTCATATGATAAATGACTATGTCATTAGAATGAAATCTACTCCCTCGGGAGTTACGGTGGTTCGCTATTATGATAACGACGGTGATGGCTATGTCACTTCAGCAGATTCAATTGGTGCTATCCCTGTTGAAGATATGATACCGGTCTGTGATGCAGGCAAATGGTTATACACAAATTCTCCAAATACAAGGAATATAAAGGTCTTCGTTGATTTCAATAATAACAATGTGGTTGATGGTGGCGAATTGCTTGATTTTACAACAGCCATTGCTGGACTCCTACAGCCTTATTTAAAAGCCAGTTCAGCCGCTGCGGCAGATACTATAGTCAAGTATATCAGAGGGAATGATATTGATACTTCAACACTTCGGTCACGAACTGTCCAGGGTATGACATGGAAGCTCGGTGATATTGTCAATTCAGGTCCGGTGCTCGTTGGTGAACCATTGGAGAGGTATGACTTTATCTACGGTGACCGCTCGTATTTCAATTATTATAACCAGTATAAAGATCGCCACAAAGTGATATATGTTGGTGCTAACGATGGTATGCTTCATGCCTTCAATGTAGGTAAGACTATTCAACTTGACAACGCACTTACTCCATTTAAACTGGACCCCGGTTCAGGATACACGCTTGGGCAGGAACTCTGGGCATACATACCCTATAATCTGCTTCCGCACTTGAAATTTCTGAAAGAGAAGAACTATTATTTCTGTCATGTGAATTATGTTGATCTGCGGGTTTATGTGACGGATGCCAAACTCTTTGATTCTACCGATGCCAAATACCCTGGAGGATGGGGTACGGTTTTGATCGGTGGTATGAGGCTGGGGGGTATGGATGCAGCGATTCCCAGTGATACCTGTAGATCGGCATACTTTATGATTGATATTACCGACCCATTTGACCCTGTTCCGATGTGGGAATTTACTGTGGATGACCTTGACCTCACAGTGTGTTATTCTACGGTTGTGAAGGTAAAGGACAAATGGTATTTAGTATTTGGCTCAGGTCCCGTAAACTGTTCTGGCGAGGCTGCACAGCGGGCAAGAATTTTTGTTCTTGATTTGAAGAGCGGAACACTCCTGCGAACATTTGTCTTCCCTGAGAACAATTCTTTCTTTACCAACATTTTTGGTTGCGATTGGGGTCTTGATTATACCGTTGACAGACTTTATACAGGAATGTGTTATGGGACTTCACCCAACTGGTACGGGAAGATATATAGAATAAAGACGAACGACAACCCTGACCCGGCATCTTGGGATACAACAACTGTTATGAACCTCGGTTTGAATCTCCCGATTACCGCTGAAGGGAGCATTGCGACTGATGAATATAACCACCTCTGGGTATATTTTGGAACCGGTAGGCTCTTTAATGAATTTGATATGGCTGATACAACGATTCCTAAACTCTATGTTGGATTCAGGGACGATACTACACATACCCTTGATCCATTCCAATTGTTTAATGCGACAAATGTCTGGGTTGATACTAATGATGTTGTACATATAGGTGCCCAGACAATTACCTATGATTCGTTGATAAATCTTGTTAACAACAAAAAAGGATGGTACAGGTGGTTTTCAAAACCGGGTGAGCGCAATTTGAATCCCACACTGGTGATTGGCGGGGCTGTATTATTTACTACATTCCGTCCGAGTGCTGCAGTATGTTCTTATGGTGGTGAAGGAAAACTTTATGCCTTATACTATAGAACTGGTACTGCATACAAAGATCCATTCCTTGGTGTCTCGGGTGATACAAATAGGGTCTTTATATCACTCGGTCCTGGAATGCCATCAGAACCATCACTTTATATCACCGCTGACCAGACAAAGGTCTTCATTCAGGTAGGTGGTGGTATAGTTTCACCTGAAACAGGTATCCCAGGTTTGCCAAGAAGTGGTGTGATACTGTGGAAGGGAAGATAA